The Cervus canadensis isolate Bull #8, Minnesota chromosome X, ASM1932006v1, whole genome shotgun sequence genome contains a region encoding:
- the RTL9 gene encoding retrotransposon Gag-like protein 9 — protein MADTSIPLNSRQFSNVLREENGDTQNRETTFSGPTLENRAEGQILPSSVQSMASTSASDPGGMSTQLMTSPAFDTMATPLMGTANSGVVSSPLLSDSGALSPLLMPTSDSEALSPLLMPTSDSGMLSPLLMPASDSGTLSPLLSTSEYGLMSPGLMTIPDFGTMSTALTATPDSEDISPLAMSASSSEAMATPLMLAPDSGELSPLLMPDVNPGEMSTQPGPASGFEGMSPLQITDEDTEAMSKVLMTALVSGEISSLLMSDTDSEAISSLIMSALTSEAMPTQLTSTQDSGDMSTQLMSGPDSGVESSPLMTAPGSRAISSPLLSVPEAGEMPTLSKPAPDAEAVSPLLMMALSSGGMPTQLMPAQSSGAMSSQLTQNLDSQIVPTPPMRATASGEMSASSARASDSGARSTLQMRTPASGNMSTLLKTVPDSAALSTPLMSTTSGAMSTEPMPTAASRGMSTHLTTTQTSGATSTGFMKAPASGAKSTPRMRAPASGAMSIPSSTAPISETVSVLQMTTPASGSVSTLRIRAPVSGATSRSQRRATASRVTAGLQMRASGAMSTPQMTAKASGSMSSLLTRDTAPGVMSVPPMKATASGALSKPLTTSKASETMFMQQMTTAASGEISTMLMRDIASGAMSMPQMTDAASAGMSTPLMRAPASGDVSTPQMTAAASGSMSMPLMRAPGPGAMPTVLMRSTVSGKMPSQPIGTQDFGGMSMSFKRFMTSGGMSTLQMRAPASEVMSTPKIRAPRFGAVSTPLIRASNPGEVSTLLTRASSSGEMSSALTRPPTSGETATTSLRAPAYGTMSPLQRTTTASGMMSTPQMRAPISGPISTPFMRSTASGVMSTPQMTAVASGGVSMPLLRAPTSGATSAPQMLTAASAEVCTLSMRAPSLGVMSPPLLRAPVSGIMCTPPRRPSVSEDMSTEFMRAPTSGKMATAQTTAMASGGMPKPFMRAVASGVTPMPLMSAMASGETSKPLMKSLSSGAMSTLQTRVVSSGSTSLPQTTYAASGKMSTPPMRVSASGATSTPLMRASASGMMSMPLLRPISPGGMSMPLMRATVPGAMSTSQMAAAAPGMMSTLGIKATDSGETSAPRINVTASGSKSTPHATTTPRKTVKPPPDEVPSFGMLTPALCYLLEEQEAARGSCPVEEEVEIDEEKQMKGFLNDSEKMAFLVSLHLGAAERWSILQMEVGNPLTSEDKSFLRRSQGLYDSLSEIDILSAILCHPKQGQKSVRQYATDFLLLARHLSWSDAILRTRFLEGLSEAVATKMGRIFLKVAGSLKELIDRSLYTECQLAGEKNSRGSSSQVLTSPCKRNSEEAMENELNPQQQTEEHQHVPKRCYYLKEHEDPQEGLHDHLRKSTGHQKAPTNK, from the exons ATGGCAGATACATCAATACCCTTAAATTCACGGCAGTTCAGCAATGTGCTGAGGGAGGAAAATGGCGACACCCAAAATAGGGAGACGACCTTCTCTGGACCAACGCTAGAGAACAGAGCAGAGGGCCAAATTCTGCCTTCTAGTGTCCAGTCTATGgcctcaacttcagcatcagacccTGGAGGGATGTCCACACAGCTGATGACATCCCCAGCCTTTGACACCATGGCCACGCCTCTAATGGGAACAGCAAACTCTGGAGTTGTGTCCTCACCGCTCCTGTCAGACTCTGGGGCACTGTCCCCATTGTTAATGCCAACTTCGGATTCAGAGGCGCTGTCCCCATTGTTGATGCCAACCTCAGACTCTGGGATGCTGTCCCCATTGCTAATGCCAGCCTCAGATTCTGGAACATTGTCTCCATTGCTTTCCACTTCAGAGTATGGATTAATGTCCCCAGGGCTGATGACGATTCCTGACTTTGGAACAATGTCCACAGCACTAACGGCAACACCGGATTCTGAAGACATATCACCATTGGCAATGTCAGCCTCATCCTCTGAAGCAATGGCCACACCACTGATGCTAGCCCCAGATTCTGGAGAGCTCTCCCCACTGCTAATGCCAGATGTTAACCCCGGAGAGATGTCCACACAGCCAGGGCCAGCTTCAGGCTTTGAAGGAATGTCACCATTGCAaattacagatgaagacactgaagcaATGTCCAAAGTGCTAATGACTGCCCTGGTCTCTGGAGAGATCTCTTCACTGCTCATGTCAGACACAGACTCAGAAGCGATCTCCTCACTGATAATGTCAGCCCTAACTTCTGAAGCGATGCCCACCCAACTAACGAGCACCCAAGATTCTGGGGACATGTCCACCCAGCTAATGTCAGGCCCAGACTCTGGAGTAGAGTCTTCACCACTAATGACAGCTCCAGGCTCCAGAGCCATATCCTCACCGCTCCTGTCAGTCCCCGAGGCTGGAGAAATGCCCACCTTGTCAAAGCCAGCCCCAGATGCTGAGGCAGTGTCCCCACTGCTAATGATGGCTCTAAGCTCTGGAGGGATGCCCACCCAACTGATGCCAGCCCAAAGCTCTGGAGCTATGTCCTCACAGTTAACACAAAATCTAGATTCTCAGATTGTGCCTACTCCACCAATGAGAGCAACAGCCTCCGGGGAGATGTCTGCATCGTCAGCAAGAGCCTCAGATTCTGGAGCAAGGTCGACACTGCAAATGAgaaccccagcctctggcaatATGTCCACGCTGCTAAAGACAGTCCCGGACTCTGCAGCACTGTCCACCCCACTGATGTCTACAACCTCTGGAGCCATGTCCACAGAGCCAATGCCAACCGCAGCCTCTAGAGGAATGTCCACACACTTAACAACGACTCAAACTTCTGGAGCCACATCCACAGGCTTTATGAAAGCCCCAGCCAGTGGGGCAAAGTCGACACCACGAATGAGAGCTCCAGCCTCGGGGGCAATGTCCATCCCATCCAGCACAGCCCCCATCTCTGAAACAGTATCTGTGCTACAAATGACCACCCCAGCCTCTGGGTCAGTGTCCACACTGCGAATAAGAGCGCCTGTCTCTGGAGCAACATCTAGGTCACAAAGGAGAGCCACAGCCTCGAGAGTGACAGCCGGACTACAAATGCGAGCTTCTGGAGCCATGTCCACCCCACAGATGACAGCCAAAGCCTCTGGATCCATGTCCTCACTATTAACGAGAGACACAGCCCCGGGAGTGATGTCCGTGCCACCGATGAAAGCTACGGCCTCAGGAGCATTGTCCAAGCCACTAACAACATCCAAAGCCTCAGAAACAATGTTCATGCAGCAAATGACAACCGCAGCTTCTGGAGAGATCTCCACAATGCTAATGAGAGACATAGCTTCTGGAGCCATGTCCATGCCACAGATGACAGACGCTGCGTCTGCCGGGATGTCCACACCACTAATGAGAGCCCCAGCCTCTGGAGACGTGTCCACACCACAAATGACAGCCGCAGCCTCTGGAAGCATGTCCATGCCCCTAATGAGAGCCCCGGGCCCTGGAGCCATGCCCACAGTGCTAATGAGATCCACAGTCTCTGGAAAGATGCCCAGTCAGCCAATAGGCACTCAAGACTTTGGGGGGATGTCCATGTCATTCAAAAGATTCATGACCTCTGGAGGGATGTCCACGTTGCAGATGCGAGCCCCAGCCTCTGAAGTGATGTCCACACCAAAAATTAGAGCCCCGAGGTTTGGGGCAGTATCCACACCCCTGATAAGAGCCTCAAACCCTGGAGAGGTGTCCACACTTCTCACAAGAGCTTCGTCCTCCGGAGAGATGTCCTCAGCACTAACGAGACCCCCAACTTCTGGGGAGACAGCCACCACCTCTCTGAGAGCCCCAGCTTATGGAACAATGTCTCCTCTGCAAAGAACAACCACAGCCTCTGGCATGATGTCCACGCCACAAATGAGGGCTCCAATCTCTGGGCCGATATCCACACCATTCATGAGATCCACGGCCTCTGGAGTGATGTCCACGCCTCAGATGACAGCCGTGGCCTCTGGAGGGGTGTCCATGCCATTGTTGAGGGCCCCAACCTCTGGAGCAACATCTGCACCGCAGATGCTCACAGCAGCATCTGCAGAGGTGTGCACACTATCCATGCGAGCCCCCAGCTTGGGAGTGATGTCCCCGCCATTATTAAGGGCTCCAGTCTCTGGAATTATGTGCACACCCCCAAGGAGACCCTCAGTCTCTGAAGATATGTCCACAGAGTTCATGAGAGCTCCAACCTCTGGAAAGATGGCCACTGCACAAACCACAGCCATGGCCTCGGGAGGGATGCCCAAGCCATTCATGAGAGCCGTGGCCTCTGGAGTAACACCCATGCCACTGATGTCTGCCATGGCTTCTGGAGAGACATCCAAGCCACTAATGAAAAGCCTGTCATCTGGGGCAATGTCCACACTGCAAACAAGAGTTGTGAGTTCTGGATCTACGTCCTTGCCACAAACGACATACGCAGCCTCAGGAAAGATGTCCACACCGCCGATGAGAGTCTCGGCTTCCGGAGCCACATCCACACCACTTATGAGAGCCTCAGCTTCTGGAATGATGTCCATGCCACTTCTGAGACCCATATCCCCTGGGGGGATGTCCATGCCACTAATGAGGGCCACAGTCCCAGGAGCCATGTCCACATCCCAAATGGCAGCCGCAGCCCCTGGAATGATGTCTACCCTGGGAATCAAAGCCACAGACTCTGGGGAAACATCTGCCCCTCGCATCAATGTCACAGCCTCTGGATCAAAGTCCACACCACATGCAACGACCACCCCCCGCAAAACAGTAAAGCCACCACCAGATGAAGTCCCATCTTTTGGCATGCTGACCCCAGCACTCTGTTACCTCTTAGAAGAACAGGAAGCAGCCCGGGGTTCATGCCCTGTGGAAGAGGAGGTGGAGATTGATGAGGAGAAGCAAATGAAGGGATTTTTGAATGATTCAGAGAAAATGGCCTTTCTGGTGTCTCTTCATCTGGGGGCAGCAGAGAGGTGGTCCATCTTGCAGATGGAGGTAGGAAACCCCCTCACCAGTGAAGATAAATCTTTCCTGAGAAGATCCCAGGGCTTATATGACTCCCTGTCTGAAATTGACATCCTCAGTGCGATTCTCTGCCATCCCAAGCAGGGCCAGAAGTCGGTCAGGCAGTATGCCACTGACTTCCTTCTGCTGGCCCGACATTTGTCTTGGTCCGATGCCATTCTGCGGACCAGGTTCCTGGAAGGACTCTCTGAAGCTGTTGCCACCAAAATGGGCCGGATCTTCCTGAAGGTGGCTGGCAGCCTAAAGGAGCTGATAGATAGGTCTCTCTATACCGAGTGCCAGCTGGCGGGAGAGAAGAATTCCCGAGGCAGCTCCAGCCAGGTTCTGACATCACCCTGTAAGCGGAATAGCGAGGAGGCAATGGAGAATGAACTGAACCCCCAGCAGCAGACTGAGGAG CACCAGCATGTTCCCAAACGCTGTTATTACCTGAAAGAGCATGAAGACCCTCAGGAGGGTCTGCACGACCACCTTCGAAAGAGCACAGGCCATCAGAAGGCCCCCACTAACAAGTAA